GCGGTGAGCTCGCCGAGCGCCCGCGCGAGCTCGACCAGTGACATCCGGTCGGCACCGACGATGTTGGGCACGACGAGACCCCGCGCGGTCGCGGCGGCGACGCCGAGGTTGACCGACTTCTTGATGACGATCTCCTGGGCGTCCTCGTCCCACCGGGCGTTGAGCTGCGGGGTGGTGCGCAGCGCCAGGCACACGGCCTTGGCCGCGATCAGCGTCGGGGACACCTTCAGCCCCTCGAACGCGCGGCTCGCGCGCAGCGTCGCGACCAGGTCCATCGTGCGGGAGACGTCGACCGTCACCCACTCGGTGACGTGCGGCGCGGTGAACGCCGAGCGCACCATCGCCTCGGCGGTCCACTTGCGCACTCCCTTGATCGGGATCCGCTCCTCCTCGTCGGACGTCATCACCGGCGGAGCCTCGACGGCTCGCTCGGGATGACGTACGGCGGCGGACCCGACGAACGCGTGGACGTCGGCGCGGGTGATGACGCCGTCGGCGGTGCGGATGTCCGCGAGGTCGACACCGAGGTCCTTCGCGAGCTTGCGGACCGGCGGCTTGGCCATCGGCCGCGGCGGCCGGCCCAGGGGGCGCTCCTGCGGCGGCGGGGACTTCTGGACGATCTTCTCGGTGTCCACCGAGGCGACGCGCGACGGCGCGGCTGCCCGAGGCACCCGGCGGCGACGCACCGGGACGTCGGTCCGGGGGCCGTAGCCCACCAGCATCGCCTGACGCTCCGGCGCCGCCTCGACCGGGTCGGACACGGGGTCGACCTCGGGGACGGACTCGTCGGGCTCGGGAGCCGGGGCCTCGCCCCCACCGATCGCGATGATCGGCGTCCCGACGTGGACGGTGTCGCCCTCGGCGACCAGCAGCGTGCGGACCTCGCCCGCGTACGGGCTGGGCAGCTCGACGATCGACTTGGCGGTCTCGATCTCCACGAGGACGTCGTTGATCGCGACCGTGTCGCCGACCGCCACGCACCAGCGCACGATCTCGGCCTCGGTCAGTCCCTCGCCGACGTCCGGCAGCTTGAACTCGTTCATGCCTGTCTCCCTCTCAGTACGCGCGAGCGCGGTCGACGGCGTCGAGGATGCGGTCGAGCCCCGGCAGGAACTCTTCCTCGACCCGGCTGGGCGGGTAGGGCAGGTCGTAGCCGGTGACGCGCTGCACGGGCGCCTCGAGCGAGTAGAAGCACTCCTCGGTGATCCGCGACGCCACCTCGGCGCCGAGACCGAGGGTGCGCTGCGCCTCGTGGACGACGACCGCGTGGCCCGTGCGCCGCACGGACTCGATCACCGGCCCGAGGTCGAGCGGGGACAGGGTCCGCAGGTCGATGACCTCCAGGTCGATGCCCTCCTCGGCGGCCGCGGCGGCCGACTCCAGACAGGTCTTGACCATCGGGCCGTACGCGATCAGCGTCGCGTCGGTGCCGGGCCGCACGACGCGGGACGCGAACAGCGGCAGGGACGTCGAGCCGGTGTCGACCTGGCCGGACTCCCAGTACCGGCGCTTGGGCTCCATGAACACGACCGGGTCGTCGGACTCGATCGCCTGCTGGATCATCCAGTGGGCATCGTGCGGGTCCGCGCACGAGACGACCTTGAGCCCGGCGGTCAGCGCGAACTGCGCCTCGGGGCTGTCGGAGTGGTGCTCGACCGCGCCAATGCCGCCGCCGAACGGGATGCGGATCACGATCGGCATCGGGATCTTGCCGCCGCTGCGGAAGTGCAGCCGGGAGACCTGGCTGACGATCTGGTCGTACGCGGGGTAGACGAAGCCGTCGAACTGGATCTCCACGACAGGGCGGAAACCGCGGAACGTCATGCCGATCGCGGTGCCGAGGATCGCGGACTCCGCGAGCGGCGTGTCCATGACCCGGCCCTCGCCGAAGTCCTTCTGCAGGCCCTCGGTCACACGGAAGACACCGCCGAGGCGGCCGACGTCCTCGCCCATCACGATGACCTTGGGGTCCTGGTCCATCGAGGCGCGAAGGCCCGTGTTGAGCGCCTTCACCATCGTCATCTTCTCGGTCATGCGACGCTCCCCTCCAGCGAGTCACGCCACGCGACGTACTCGGCCCGCTGCTGCTCGGTCTCCTCGGTGGTGTCGACGTGGACGTGGTCGAACAGCTCGGCCAGGTCCGGCTCGGGGATGTTCTGGCACGCCTCGCGCAGGTGGACGCCCAGGGCGTCGGCCTCGGCCTGGACCTCGGCGAACCACTCGGCGGGGACGCCCTCCGACACCAGATGGAGGCGTACGCGCTCGATCGCGTCCTTGGCCCGCCACACGTCGGCCTCGGCGGCCTCGCGGTAACGGGTCGGGTCGTCCGAGGTCGTGTGCGGACCCATCCGGTAGGTCACGGCCTCGATCAGGGTCGGCCCCTGGCCGTCGCGCGCCCGCTGCAGGGCGGCGGTCGTGACGGCGTGGCACGCCAGCACGTCGTTGCCGTCGACGCGCACGCCCGGCAGGCCGAACCCGTCCGCGCGCTGGGAGATCGGCACCCGGGTCTGGCGCTCGAGCGGCACCGAGATCGCGTACTGGTTGTTCTGGCAGAAGAAGACGACCGGCGCCTGGTGCACCGCGGCCCAGTCGAGGGCCTCGTTGAAGTCGCCCTGGCTCGTCGCGCCGTCGCCGAGGTACGCGATCGAGGCGGCGTCGCGCTCGGGGTCGCCCGTGCCGACCAGGCCCTCGAGGGTCAGCGCCATCGCGTAGCCGGTCGCGTGCAGGGTCTGCGCGCCGATGATGATGTTGGGCAGGGCGACGTTGTGCTCCGACGGGTCCCAGCCACCGAGGCTCGACCCGCGGAAGATGCCGAGCAGGTGGACCGGGTCCTCGCCGCGGCACAGGACCACCCCGTGGTCGCGGTAGGTGGGGAACGCGAAGTCCTGGGGGCGCAGCGCCCGGGCCGAGCCGACCTGGGCGGCCTCCTGGCCGAGGGCCGGCGGCCACAGGCCCAGCTCGCCGTGGCGCTGCAGGGCGAAGGCCTCGGTGTCCAGGCGCCGGGTCATGACCAGGTCGCGGAAGAGGTCCTGGATGTCGGGGAGCGAGCCGTCGTAGGCGTACTCGGGGCTCGTGGTGCGGACGCCGGCGGGCGTCAGCAGCTGGACGAGCGGGATGTCGGCCACGGTCGGGTCGGACGGATCGGTCATGCGTCTCCCTCAATCTCCCGGGAGGCGGGATCCCCGCTCCGGAGTCGAAGTCTGCGACCCGTCCGCCGTCACGGGGTGGTGGACGGCGGTGGGGTCACGCGAACGTGACGGGCGTCACGATCAGCACCACCGTAGCCGCCCGGAGACCTCAGATCCACCCGGGCGGGCGTCAGGCGGTGTTCCGGGTCCGCCAGGAGCCGGCCAGCTCGATGAGCTGGGCGTTGACCGCGGGCGTGCCGACGCTGATCCGTACGCCCTCACCCGCGAACGGCCGCACCGAGACGGGGTCGCACGCGGCGCTGAAGCTGATGGCGTCCTCGTCGAGCGGCAGCCAGACGAAGTTGGCCTCGGTCTCCGGCACGTGCCAGCCCTGCGCGCGCAGTGCCGCGACCATCGCGATGCGTTCCTGCACGATGAGCTCGACCCGCTCGTCGAGCGCGTCCTGCGCGTCCAGCGACGCGACGGCGGCCGCCTGGGCCACGTCGGTGACCGTGAAGGGCGGCGTGGCCTTGCGGATCGACTCGGCGACCTCGGGACGGGCGATCGCGTACCCGACCCGCAGCCCCGCCAGCCCGTACGCCTTGGAGAAGGTGCGCAGGACCACGACGTTGTCGTGGTCGGCGAGCGCGTCGAGCCCCTTCGCAGCGGCGGGGTCACGGACGAACTCGACGTACGCCTCGTCGATGACGACCATCACGTGGTCGGGCACGCGGGCGAGGAAGGACCGCAGCTCCGCGGCGGTCACGACGGGCCCCGTCGGGTTGTTGGGGGTGCAGACCAGGACGACCTTGGTGCGCTCGGTGATCGCGTCCGCCATCGCGTCGAGGTCGTGGCCCGCGTCGGGCCGCAGCGGGACGCGGACGGCGGTGGCACCGGTCAGGTCGATCGCGATCGGGTACGCCTCGAACGACCGCCAGGCGTGGACGATCTCGTCGCCGTCCTCCAGGTGGGCGTTGAGCAGCGAGAACAGGACCGCGACCGAGCCGGTGCCGGCCGCGAAGTGGTCCGGCGACAGTCCGAGGCGCTTGGCCAGGGCGTCGTACAGCGTGGTCATGCCGGCGTCGGGGTACCGGTTCATCCGGCCGAGCTCGGCGGCCGCGCGCTCCATCACCCCGGGCAGGGGGGCGTACGGGTTCTCGTTGCTGGAGAGCTTGTGCTCCTCGGTCAGCGCGGCCTTGCCGGCGCGGTAGAGCGGGATCCCGTCGAGGGCCTTGCGGGCACGCGGTGCAGACATGCAGCCCAACGTATCCCCGGCCGGTGCGGCTGACAGAATCGTGGGGTGCCAGCCCGCAACCCGCGCCTCGGGTACGTCCTCGTCATCGTCGCGGCGGTGCTGTTCGGCATCAACGGCGGCGTCTCGCGCGTCGCGATGGGGTCGGGCCTGACCCCGGAGGCGTTCACGACGCTGCGCATCACGGGTGCCACGGCGGTGTTCGTCGCGTACGCCGCGTGCTTCCGCCGGACCGCCCTGCGACGCCCGCGGGGCAGCGCGCTGATCCTGGTCATGGCGCTCGGGCTCGTCGGGGTCACCGGTCTGCAGCTGACGTACAACGTCGCGATCGACCGCCTGCCGCTCGGCATCGCCCTGCTGATCGAGTACCTCGCCCCGGTCCTCGTGGTGCTGTGGGTCCGTTTCGTCCGCAAGGAGCACGTGCGCCCACGGATGTGGGCCGCGGTCGCGCTGTCGGTCGTCGGGCTCGCGGTCGTCGGCCGGGTCTGGAACGGCATCGAGCTGGACGGGCTGGGCGTCCTGATGGCCCTGCTCGCGGCGGTCTGCTTCGCGGCGTACTTCCTCATCGGCGAGCACAACGTCGGCTTCGACGACCCGCTGCGGGTCATCCTCTGGGCGTTCGTCGTGGCGACCGTCGCGATGAACCTCATCCAGCCGATCTGGACGACGCCGGACCTGCCCGGCAGCACCACGCTGCTGGGCCGCCTGGACGGTCACGACGTCAACCCGTGGGTCGTCGTGGGCGTCGTCGTGGTGATGGGGACGGTCCTGCCGTTCTTCCTCGAGATGATCGCGCTGCAGCACCTGCCCGCCACGGTCGTGACCGTCGTCGCGATGCTCGAGCCGGTCATCGCGAACGTCCTGGGCTGGGCGTGGTTCCGCGAGTCGCTGACCCCCGTCCAGCTCGTCGGCGCCGCCGCCGTCCTGGCCGGCATCGTCCTGGCCCAGACGTCCCGGCGGGCAGAGCTCACGATCCCTGCGCCCTGACCGCGACGGTCCCGCGACCCGAGGTGCAACAATCGGGGCCATGGAGCGTTTCCTCTCGACCTGGTTCGTCAGTGCCGTCGCCCTCTGCGTGGCGGCCTGGCTGCTCGGTGACCACATGGGCATCGGCGAGTCCGACGACCCGACGTCGACGCGCATCATCGCGGTGCTGCTCGTCGCCCTGGTGTTCACGATCGTCAACGCCATCGTCGGCCCGATCATCAAGGTGCTGTCGCTGCCGTTCATCATCGTCACGCTCGGCCTCGCACTGCTCGTCATCAACGCGCTGCTGCTGCTCCTCACCGAGAAGATCACCGACGCGTTCGACGTCGCGTTCCACATCGACGGCTTCTGGTGGGCCGTGCTGGCCTCGATCGTCATCTCGCTGAGCCAGTCGATCGTCGGCGCGTTCGTGAACCCGCCGGAGCGCAACGTCCGCATCATCCGCCGCTGACGTGGCCTACCGCATCGCCCTGGTCTGCCTGGGCAACATCTGCCGCTCGCCCACCGCCCACGTCGTCCTCGAGGACCGGCTGGCCGCTGCGGGGCTCGCCGACCGGGTCGAGGTCGTGTCGGCCGGCACGGGTGACTGGCACGTCGGCCAGCCCATGGACCCGCGGTCTGCCGCGGTGCTGCGCGAGGCCGGGTACGACCCGTCCCGCCATCGGGCCCGGACCTTCGACACCGACTGGTACGCCGAGAACGACCTGCTGCTGGCGATGGACCACAGCAACCGGGCCGACATGATCGATCTGGCGCCGACGGTGGCGCAGCAGGAGCAGGTGCACCTGTTCCGCGAGTTCGACCCCGAGGCGTCGGCCGGCGACGACGAGGTGCCCGACCCGTGGCACGGCGGCGACGAGGGCTTCGCGCTCGTCCTGGCGATGATCGAGCGGACCACCGACGAGCTGGTGCGGCGACTCCCCGAGCTGATGACGTCCTGACGGCGGCCCCCGGGCGGACCACTGCCACGCGGTAACGTCGAGGGCATGGCACGCATGGCAGGGACCGCCGCACGGGCCGAGGCGCTCCTCGGGCTCGGCGTCGTCTCGACGACCCCTGTGGCCGGCGGTGACATCTGCACCGCGACCCGTCTGCGGCTGACCGACGGACGCGGCGCGATGATCAAGACCCGCCCGCACGCCCCGGCCGGCTTCTTCCCTCGCGAGGCCGAGGGACTGCAGTGGCTCGCCGAGGCGGGCGGCGCGAAGGTCCCGACCGTGCTGGCCGTTGCCGAGGACTGTCTCGTCGTGGACTGGGTCGAGCCGGGCAAGCCGACGCCCGACGTCGCCGAGCGGTTCGGGCGCGACCTGGCCACGACCCACCGGGCGGGCGCGGACACGTTCGGCGCCGTGAAGGATGGCTTCATCGGCCTGGCGCCGCTGCCCAACCGCCCGTTGCCGACCTGGCCGGAGTTCTTCGCCTCCCGACGGGTCATGCCGTACGTCCGGGCCGCGGTCGACCGCCAGGCGCTGACGGTCGAGCAGGCGACCACGATCGAGACCGCGATGCGCCGCATCCACGACCTCGCCGGTCCCGCCGAGCCGCCGGCGCGGATCCACGGGGACCTCTGGTCGGGCAACCTGGTGTGGGGATCGGACGGCGACGTCTGGATCATCGACCCGGCGGCCCACGGCGGCCACCGGGAGACCGACCTCGCGATGCTGTCGCTGTTCGGCGCCCCGCACCTGCAGCGCATCCTCGACGCCTACGCCGAGGCGTACCCGCTCGCCGAGGGCTGGCACGACCGCCTGCCCCTGCACCAGCTGCACCCCCTGCTCGTGCACGCGGTCCTCTTCGGCGGCACGTACGGTGCCCGGGCGGCCGCCGCGGCGCAGGCCGCCCTCTCGGCCTGACACGGATCCTCGGGATCTCAGGACTCCTTCAGGCACCCCGGGCAGACTGTCACCCATGCGCATCCTTGTCGTCGACGATGACCGCGCCGTGCGCGACTCGTTGCGCCGGTCCCTGGAGTTCAACGGCTACACGGTCGACCTCGCGTCCGACGGCGCCGAGGCGCTCGCCCGGGTGCCCCAGATCAACCCCGACGCCATCGTCATGGACGTCATGATGCCCAAGCTCGACGGCCTGGAGGCGACGCGCGCGCTGCGCAACGCGGGCAACGACGTGCCGATCCTCGTGCTCACCGCCCGCGACGCCGTGTCGGACCGGGTCGACGGCCTCGACGCCGGCGCCGACGACTACCTGACCAAGCCGTTCGCGCTGGAGGAGCTGCTGGCGCGCATCCGCTCGCTGCTGCGCCGGTCCTCCCGGGCGGCCGAGGTCAAGCCGGACGAGGCGCCCCTGACCTTCGCCGATCTCTCGCTGGACCCGGTCACCCGTGACGTCACCCGGGGCAACCGGTCGCTGTCGCTGACGCGCACCGAGTTCGCCCTGCTCGAGCTGTTCCTGCAGCGGCCGCGGCGCGTCCTCGAGCGGTCGTTCATCCTGGAGGAGGTCTGGGGCTTCGACTTCCCCACGACGGCGAACTCGCTCGAGGTGTACGTCGGCTACGTCCGGCGCAAGCTGGAGGCCGAGGGCGAACCGCGACTGCTGCACACCGTGCGTGGCGTCGGGTACGTCCTGCGCGAGACGCCGCCGTGATCGACAGCGTCCATCGCGCCCTGCAGAGGATCACCGGGCGCATGACGCTGGCCCTGCGCGTCGCGATACTCACGACCATGGCGGTCGCGGCGGTGCTGGGCCTGGTCAGCGCGCTGGTGTACGTCGTGGTGCGCGCCGAGTTCGAGAGCTCACTGGACGAGTCGATGCTGCGGCGCGCCGACGCCGCGGTCAACGCCGGGATCGCCCAAACCGCGATCTCCCAGGGGCTGCCCGCCCAGCTGCAGGAGATCGCCGACGTCCAGATCTTCATCGTCAAGGGCGGCCGGCTGTTCGCGAGCGACGACAACACCCCCGACACCGTCGTGCCGTTCAAGAGCTACCGCGAGGTCGAGGTCTCGGTCGGCCAGACCCCGCAGTCGATGCGGACCGTCACGATCAACGGGACGCCGTACCGAGTCGTGGCGGTGCAGGCGGGGACGGGCACCGCCCTCGTCGTGGCCCAGTCGATGGAGTCGATCGACCGGGCGCTGGAGCGGCTCCAGCTCATCCTGATCCTGTCCACGATCGCCGGCGTGGCGATCGCCGGGCTCGCCGGCTGGGCGGTCGCGACGAACGGCCTGCGTCCCGTCCGCCGGCTGACCGAGGCGACCGAGCGCGTCGCCCGCACGTCCGAGCTCGAGCCGATCGAGGTCACCGGGCACGACGAGCTGGCCCGCCTGACGACGTCCTTCAACGCGATGCTCCAGGCCCTCGACGCGTCGCAGGAGCGCCAGCGCCAGCTCGTCGCCGACGCCGGGCACGAGCTGCGCACCCCGTTGACCAGTCTGCGCACCAACATCGAGCTCATCGGCCAGGCCGCGGACAGCAGCGACCGCCAGCTCAGCGCCGACCAGCGCCACGAGATCATGGACGACGTCCGCGCCCAGCTCGAGGAGCTGACGACGCTCGTGGGCGACCTGGTCGAGCTCGCCCGCGACGAGCCGATGACCCGGGCCCCCGAGCCCCTCGACCTCGCCGACGTGGTCCGGCAGGCCGTCGAGCGCGTGCGCCTGCGGGCGCACGACGTGCAGCTCGACGTCGACCTCAGGTCCTGGATGGTCATGGGCGAGCCGCAGCTGCTGGAGCGGGCCGTCACCAACCTGCTGGACAACGCGACGAAGTGGAGCCCGCCCGGCGGCCGGATCCGCGTACGCCTCGAGGACGGCGTCCTGACCATCGCCGACGAGGGGCCCGGCATCAGCCCCGAGGACCTGCCGCACATCTTCGACCGGTTCTACCGCTCGAGCGAGGCGCGGACGCTGCCCGGCTCGGGGCTGGGCCTCTCGATCGTCAAACGGGCCGCGGAGCGCCACGGCGGCACGGTTGAGGTGTCGTCGCCGCCATCGGGCGGGACGACGTTCACTCTCACCCTGCCGGAGACCGCGCCGGACGAGTGACGGCACGTTCTTGCCTCGCTCACACTCCGCTCTCAGAACCATCTCAGTGATAGGCGAGAATCTATGTCCATGACCGATTCGAACGACCCGTTCGCCGCCAAGCCCTACGTCCCGCCGGCGGACCGCGACCAGAACGACCCCCAGCCCGCCGAGCCCGCGACCCAGGCGCCGGAGAGTGCGCCGTCCGAGCCGGTCGTGTCGCAGCCTGTCGTGTCGCAGCCCCCGGCGCCGCCCGCTCCCTCCGGTCCGGAGCCCACCCCCACGTCCGAGGGCGGCCCGGGCACCGTGCCGCAGGCGGACTACCCGCCGGCGCCCGAGGACCACACGCACCGCTACGAGGCGATGGCGTCGGACCAGAACACCGGCGCGGGCGCGCCCGCGTACTCGTCGGCCCCCGCCGACCAGCGGGGCTACGAGCCCACCGCACCGCTGCCCCCGTTCGCCGGTGACGGCTCCGGACAGGCCGGCTCCGGCTCCACGGGCACGACCCCGCCGAAGAAGCGGCGCGGCCGCGCCCTCGCCGGCGCCCTCGCCCTGCTGGTGCTGGCCGGCGGCGCCGGTTTCGGCGGCGCGTACGTCTACGACCAGACCAATGACGACTCCGGCACCAGCGGCAGCACGGTCAGCTCGCTGGACAAGGACAACTCGGCGACCGACACCA
Above is a genomic segment from Aeromicrobium chenweiae containing:
- the hisC gene encoding histidinol-phosphate transaminase translates to MSAPRARKALDGIPLYRAGKAALTEEHKLSSNENPYAPLPGVMERAAAELGRMNRYPDAGMTTLYDALAKRLGLSPDHFAAGTGSVAVLFSLLNAHLEDGDEIVHAWRSFEAYPIAIDLTGATAVRVPLRPDAGHDLDAMADAITERTKVVLVCTPNNPTGPVVTAAELRSFLARVPDHVMVVIDEAYVEFVRDPAAAKGLDALADHDNVVVLRTFSKAYGLAGLRVGYAIARPEVAESIRKATPPFTVTDVAQAAAVASLDAQDALDERVELIVQERIAMVAALRAQGWHVPETEANFVWLPLDEDAISFSAACDPVSVRPFAGEGVRISVGTPAVNAQLIELAGSWRTRNTA
- a CDS encoding EamA family transporter is translated as MPARNPRLGYVLVIVAAVLFGINGGVSRVAMGSGLTPEAFTTLRITGATAVFVAYAACFRRTALRRPRGSALILVMALGLVGVTGLQLTYNVAIDRLPLGIALLIEYLAPVLVVLWVRFVRKEHVRPRMWAAVALSVVGLAVVGRVWNGIELDGLGVLMALLAAVCFAAYFLIGEHNVGFDDPLRVILWAFVVATVAMNLIQPIWTTPDLPGSTTLLGRLDGHDVNPWVVVGVVVVMGTVLPFFLEMIALQHLPATVVTVVAMLEPVIANVLGWAWFRESLTPVQLVGAAAVLAGIVLAQTSRRAELTIPAP
- a CDS encoding alpha-ketoacid dehydrogenase subunit beta, whose product is MTEKMTMVKALNTGLRASMDQDPKVIVMGEDVGRLGGVFRVTEGLQKDFGEGRVMDTPLAESAILGTAIGMTFRGFRPVVEIQFDGFVYPAYDQIVSQVSRLHFRSGGKIPMPIVIRIPFGGGIGAVEHHSDSPEAQFALTAGLKVVSCADPHDAHWMIQQAIESDDPVVFMEPKRRYWESGQVDTGSTSLPLFASRVVRPGTDATLIAYGPMVKTCLESAAAAAEEGIDLEVIDLRTLSPLDLGPVIESVRRTGHAVVVHEAQRTLGLGAEVASRITEECFYSLEAPVQRVTGYDLPYPPSRVEEEFLPGLDRILDAVDRARAY
- a CDS encoding response regulator transcription factor, translating into MRILVVDDDRAVRDSLRRSLEFNGYTVDLASDGAEALARVPQINPDAIVMDVMMPKLDGLEATRALRNAGNDVPILVLTARDAVSDRVDGLDAGADDYLTKPFALEELLARIRSLLRRSSRAAEVKPDEAPLTFADLSLDPVTRDVTRGNRSLSLTRTEFALLELFLQRPRRVLERSFILEEVWGFDFPTTANSLEVYVGYVRRKLEAEGEPRLLHTVRGVGYVLRETPP
- the pdhA gene encoding pyruvate dehydrogenase (acetyl-transferring) E1 component subunit alpha, translating into MTDPSDPTVADIPLVQLLTPAGVRTTSPEYAYDGSLPDIQDLFRDLVMTRRLDTEAFALQRHGELGLWPPALGQEAAQVGSARALRPQDFAFPTYRDHGVVLCRGEDPVHLLGIFRGSSLGGWDPSEHNVALPNIIIGAQTLHATGYAMALTLEGLVGTGDPERDAASIAYLGDGATSQGDFNEALDWAAVHQAPVVFFCQNNQYAISVPLERQTRVPISQRADGFGLPGVRVDGNDVLACHAVTTAALQRARDGQGPTLIEAVTYRMGPHTTSDDPTRYREAAEADVWRAKDAIERVRLHLVSEGVPAEWFAEVQAEADALGVHLREACQNIPEPDLAELFDHVHVDTTEETEQQRAEYVAWRDSLEGSVA
- a CDS encoding low molecular weight protein-tyrosine-phosphatase, producing the protein MAYRIALVCLGNICRSPTAHVVLEDRLAAAGLADRVEVVSAGTGDWHVGQPMDPRSAAVLREAGYDPSRHRARTFDTDWYAENDLLLAMDHSNRADMIDLAPTVAQQEQVHLFREFDPEASAGDDEVPDPWHGGDEGFALVLAMIERTTDELVRRLPELMTS
- a CDS encoding dihydrolipoamide acetyltransferase family protein; amino-acid sequence: MNEFKLPDVGEGLTEAEIVRWCVAVGDTVAINDVLVEIETAKSIVELPSPYAGEVRTLLVAEGDTVHVGTPIIAIGGGEAPAPEPDESVPEVDPVSDPVEAAPERQAMLVGYGPRTDVPVRRRRVPRAAAPSRVASVDTEKIVQKSPPPQERPLGRPPRPMAKPPVRKLAKDLGVDLADIRTADGVITRADVHAFVGSAAVRHPERAVEAPPVMTSDEEERIPIKGVRKWTAEAMVRSAFTAPHVTEWVTVDVSRTMDLVATLRASRAFEGLKVSPTLIAAKAVCLALRTTPQLNARWDEDAQEIVIKKSVNLGVAAATARGLVVPNIVGADRMSLVELARALGELTATARAGRTQPAQMTGGTFSLTNIGVFGVDAGTPILNPGESGILALGAIERRPWVDENDQIVPRWVTTLALSFDHRVVDGEQGSRFLADVAAILRDPAMALTH
- a CDS encoding sensor histidine kinase, which gives rise to MIDSVHRALQRITGRMTLALRVAILTTMAVAAVLGLVSALVYVVVRAEFESSLDESMLRRADAAVNAGIAQTAISQGLPAQLQEIADVQIFIVKGGRLFASDDNTPDTVVPFKSYREVEVSVGQTPQSMRTVTINGTPYRVVAVQAGTGTALVVAQSMESIDRALERLQLILILSTIAGVAIAGLAGWAVATNGLRPVRRLTEATERVARTSELEPIEVTGHDELARLTTSFNAMLQALDASQERQRQLVADAGHELRTPLTSLRTNIELIGQAADSSDRQLSADQRHEIMDDVRAQLEELTTLVGDLVELARDEPMTRAPEPLDLADVVRQAVERVRLRAHDVQLDVDLRSWMVMGEPQLLERAVTNLLDNATKWSPPGGRIRVRLEDGVLTIADEGPGISPEDLPHIFDRFYRSSEARTLPGSGLGLSIVKRAAERHGGTVEVSSPPSGGTTFTLTLPETAPDE
- a CDS encoding fructosamine kinase family protein; this encodes MARMAGTAARAEALLGLGVVSTTPVAGGDICTATRLRLTDGRGAMIKTRPHAPAGFFPREAEGLQWLAEAGGAKVPTVLAVAEDCLVVDWVEPGKPTPDVAERFGRDLATTHRAGADTFGAVKDGFIGLAPLPNRPLPTWPEFFASRRVMPYVRAAVDRQALTVEQATTIETAMRRIHDLAGPAEPPARIHGDLWSGNLVWGSDGDVWIIDPAAHGGHRETDLAMLSLFGAPHLQRILDAYAEAYPLAEGWHDRLPLHQLHPLLVHAVLFGGTYGARAAAAAQAALSA
- a CDS encoding phage holin family protein, coding for MERFLSTWFVSAVALCVAAWLLGDHMGIGESDDPTSTRIIAVLLVALVFTIVNAIVGPIIKVLSLPFIIVTLGLALLVINALLLLLTEKITDAFDVAFHIDGFWWAVLASIVISLSQSIVGAFVNPPERNVRIIRR